One genomic region from Bacteroidota bacterium encodes:
- a CDS encoding glyceraldehyde-3-phosphate dehydrogenase — MEPRKGVARSYEAERNEWISSERAAIELNSHIGNLWFERSVELIIFRNVLIDRSTSEILNLHQYAKDIVKRPIDVHETAAIAAELSKLDLAPSRIDIGKLCSEWTEEKNNYKDLRAFVADKLRDFIGNGKGTITPKDVVLYGFGRIGRLAARELIAQAGKGDQLRVRAIVTRGNSPEEIVKRADLLRMDSVHGPFPGTIIEDLENKMLIVNGHLIHMINANNPEDVDYTKYGIHDALVIDNTGVFRDRDGLSRHLKAKGVSKVLLTAPGKGDISNVVYGVNHETVDPNGDKIFSAASCTTNAIMPILYVVEKEFGVEKGHIETVHSFTNDQNLLDNYHKKYRRGRSAPLNMVITETGAESALKKVLPKLAGKFTANSVRVPTPNVSLAILNITVKKEISKEDVNNVMRDYALHGDLVEQIQYAFSNELVSSDVIGNPCSSVFDSQATIVSPDKKSMVLYVWYDNEYGYTRQVLRFSKYLAEVIRLRYY, encoded by the coding sequence ATGGAGCCCAGAAAAGGCGTGGCCAGATCTTATGAAGCGGAACGCAACGAATGGATAAGCAGTGAACGCGCTGCAATTGAATTGAATTCTCACATAGGAAATCTCTGGTTTGAACGATCGGTTGAATTGATCATTTTCAGAAATGTGCTGATCGACAGGAGCACGAGTGAGATCCTCAATCTTCACCAGTACGCAAAAGATATTGTAAAGCGCCCGATCGACGTACATGAAACTGCTGCGATCGCTGCTGAGCTTTCCAAACTTGATCTCGCTCCTTCGAGGATTGACATTGGTAAACTCTGTTCGGAATGGACGGAAGAAAAAAATAATTACAAAGATCTTCGCGCATTTGTTGCAGACAAGCTCCGCGATTTTATCGGTAACGGAAAAGGAACCATCACTCCAAAAGATGTTGTGCTTTACGGCTTCGGTCGTATCGGGCGTCTTGCAGCGCGCGAGCTCATTGCGCAGGCGGGCAAGGGTGATCAGTTGCGCGTACGTGCGATCGTTACACGCGGCAACAGCCCGGAAGAAATTGTGAAGCGCGCCGATCTTCTCCGAATGGATTCTGTGCACGGGCCATTCCCGGGAACGATCATTGAAGATCTTGAAAATAAAATGCTCATCGTGAACGGGCACCTCATTCACATGATCAACGCAAATAATCCGGAAGATGTTGATTATACAAAATACGGGATACACGATGCACTCGTGATCGACAACACAGGAGTTTTCCGTGATCGCGATGGATTGAGTCGTCACCTGAAAGCGAAAGGTGTTTCAAAAGTTTTACTCACTGCGCCTGGAAAAGGAGATATTTCGAACGTGGTGTACGGTGTGAATCATGAAACCGTTGATCCGAACGGAGATAAAATATTTTCTGCTGCATCCTGCACCACGAATGCGATCATGCCGATCCTTTATGTGGTGGAGAAAGAATTCGGAGTTGAGAAAGGACATATTGAAACGGTTCACTCGTTCACAAACGATCAGAATCTTCTCGACAATTATCACAAGAAATACCGTCGCGGGCGTTCGGCTCCGTTGAATATGGTGATTACTGAAACCGGCGCGGAGAGTGCATTGAAAAAAGTTCTTCCGAAGTTGGCCGGAAAATTCACTGCGAATTCTGTTCGTGTTCCTACGCCGAATGTTTCGCTTGCCATTCTCAACATCACGGTTAAAAAAGAAATTTCAAAAGAGGATGTGAATAATGTGATGCGTGATTATGCTTTGCACGGAGATCTCGTGGAACAGATCCAGTATGCTTTCTCCAATGAATTGGTGAGTTCAGATGTGATCGGTAATCCCTGTTCATCCGTTTTCGACAGCCAGGCAACTATCGTTTCGCCTGATAAAAAAAGTATGGTGCTTTATGTGTGGTACGACAATGAGTATGGTTATACCAGGCAGGTGCTTCGCTTTTCGAAATATCTCGCGGAAGTTATCCGTCTCAGGTATTATTAA
- a CDS encoding RNA polymerase sigma factor RpoD/SigA, whose product MRQLKITKSITNRESASLDKYLQEIGREELITAEEEVVLAKKIRDGDERALAKMVKANLRFVVSVSKQYQNQGLSLPDLINEGNLGLIKAARRFDETRGFKFISYAVWWIRQSILQALAEQSRIVRLPLNQVGSLNKINKAYSRLEQEFEREPTASELSTVLDLPEDKVADTMRVSGRHVSMDAPLLNGEDNSLLDVIINHDSPRADRLLMNESLQKEIERSLATLTERERDVIKLFFGIGCQHGLTLEEIGAKFDLTRERVRQIKEKAIRRLRHSSRSKLLKAYLG is encoded by the coding sequence ATGAGACAACTCAAAATAACCAAGTCGATCACGAACCGCGAAAGTGCATCACTTGACAAGTACCTGCAGGAGATTGGACGTGAAGAACTTATTACCGCGGAAGAAGAAGTAGTTCTCGCTAAGAAGATTCGTGATGGAGATGAACGCGCTCTTGCCAAAATGGTGAAAGCAAATCTTCGTTTCGTAGTTTCTGTTTCCAAACAATATCAGAATCAGGGATTGAGTCTTCCCGATTTGATCAACGAAGGAAATCTCGGACTTATAAAAGCTGCAAGACGTTTTGATGAAACACGTGGTTTCAAATTTATTTCTTACGCAGTTTGGTGGATCCGCCAATCTATTCTTCAGGCATTGGCAGAACAATCACGCATTGTTCGTCTTCCACTCAACCAGGTTGGATCTCTTAATAAAATAAATAAAGCATACTCGCGCCTTGAACAGGAATTCGAACGAGAACCAACTGCTTCAGAACTTTCAACTGTACTCGATCTTCCTGAAGATAAAGTGGCAGATACAATGAGAGTTTCCGGCCGCCATGTTTCCATGGATGCTCCTTTGCTTAACGGAGAAGACAACAGTTTGCTTGATGTAATCATCAATCATGATTCTCCGCGCGCCGATCGTTTGCTCATGAACGAATCTCTTCAGAAAGAGATCGAACGTTCATTGGCAACATTGACAGAACGCGAACGCGATGTGATCAAACTTTTCTTCGGTATTGGTTGTCAGCATGGATTGACGCTCGAAGAGATTGGTGCAAAATTCGATCTTACACGTGAGCGTGTTCGCCAGATCAAAGAAAAAGCGATTCGCAGATTACGCCACAGTTCCCGGAGCAAATTGCTCAAAGCGTATCTCGGTTAA
- a CDS encoding Do family serine endopeptidase, whose translation MKKLILNVSIALASAVLVVGLDHLIFKQNPVVVAAGNPQPVHFTGGSSAAVGVDFTGAASQTVQAVVHVKTKSTTQQTYYDPFQGFFGGNGMQVIPREQEGSGSGVIITTDGYIVTNNHVVENADVIQVILNDKRTYDATVVGTDINTDLAVLKIDEKDLPFISYGNSDDVKVGEWVLAVGNPFNLTSTVTAGIVSAKARNINLISSNGSGTGAVEAFIQTDAAVNPGNSGGALVNTAGQLVGINSAIASNTGSYSGYSFAIPVNLVKKVVADIIEFGTVERGYLGVNIRDVDAALVKEKNLNQIKGVYVDGVIDDGSASDAGIESGDVITKVGDIDVSSVAELQEQINRFRPGDKVMITYSRGTKEKTVAVTLKNKNNKTALLKKDDVSNTAESLGATFETVAPEDLKRLGITEGLRVSKLEAGKLRNAGIREGFIITNVDKNPVGNPDDLKKILDNKKGGILIEGMYPNGSQAYYAFGM comes from the coding sequence ATGAAAAAGCTGATCCTCAATGTAAGTATCGCACTCGCAAGTGCTGTCCTCGTAGTTGGACTCGATCATTTAATTTTCAAACAAAACCCGGTTGTGGTGGCTGCCGGAAATCCGCAACCGGTTCATTTTACTGGCGGATCGTCCGCAGCAGTTGGCGTTGATTTCACTGGTGCAGCAAGTCAGACTGTGCAAGCGGTTGTTCATGTGAAAACAAAAAGTACAACGCAGCAAACTTATTACGATCCCTTCCAGGGATTTTTCGGCGGAAACGGAATGCAGGTTATTCCGCGCGAACAGGAAGGATCGGGTTCCGGAGTAATTATTACTACCGACGGATATATTGTTACGAATAATCATGTCGTGGAAAATGCAGACGTGATACAGGTAATTCTCAATGATAAACGCACGTATGATGCAACAGTTGTGGGAACCGATATTAATACCGATCTCGCGGTTCTCAAGATCGATGAAAAAGATCTTCCGTTCATCAGTTATGGAAATTCCGATGATGTGAAAGTAGGAGAGTGGGTGCTTGCCGTTGGAAATCCTTTCAATCTTACTTCTACTGTTACCGCCGGAATTGTAAGTGCAAAAGCGCGCAACATCAATCTCATTTCTTCCAATGGAAGCGGAACAGGCGCAGTAGAAGCGTTCATTCAAACTGATGCTGCTGTGAATCCGGGAAACAGCGGTGGTGCATTGGTGAATACAGCAGGACAACTTGTGGGAATAAATTCTGCCATTGCATCCAATACCGGAAGTTATTCCGGTTATTCTTTTGCGATCCCTGTGAATCTTGTAAAAAAAGTTGTTGCTGATATCATCGAGTTCGGAACGGTGGAGCGCGGTTATCTCGGTGTGAATATCCGTGATGTGGATGCTGCACTCGTGAAAGAAAAAAATCTCAACCAGATAAAAGGAGTTTATGTGGATGGTGTGATCGATGATGGTTCTGCTTCTGATGCGGGAATTGAATCGGGAGATGTGATCACTAAAGTCGGCGATATTGATGTGAGCAGTGTTGCCGAATTGCAGGAACAGATCAATCGCTTTCGTCCCGGTGATAAAGTGATGATCACTTATTCGCGCGGAACAAAAGAAAAAACTGTTGCTGTAACATTGAAAAATAAAAATAACAAAACCGCTTTACTGAAAAAAGATGATGTAAGTAATACGGCTGAGTCGCTCGGTGCAACATTTGAAACTGTTGCTCCTGAAGATTTAAAACGATTGGGAATAACGGAAGGATTGCGTGTGAGTAAACTCGAAGCGGGAAAATTGCGGAATGCAGGAATCAGAGAAGGATTTATTATTACCAATGTTGACAAGAATCCAGTTGGAAATCCGGACGATCTCAAAAAAATACTCGACAATAAGAAGGGCGGCATCCTCATTGAAGGTATGTATCCGAATGGTTCACAGGCCTATTACGCCTTCGGAATGTGA
- a CDS encoding diaminopimelate epimerase, with protein MRKVFYKYHGTGNDFIVFDDRENSFSEKNEKLIEKLCHRRFGIGADGILLLRNENNFDFRMIYVNSDGKPSSMCGNGARCISRFASDIGAVKKNEISFIAVDGSHDAVITNLTVKVKMSDVDHIEKNTDHFFLDTGSPHYVKFESNVNNTDVFHEGKKIRNSDRFLNEGTNVNFVEQLPDGIFVRTYERGVEDETLSCGTGVTASALVCAMQSDAPAQGKINVRTPGGQLSVHYKKNNQMFTDVWLEGPAEFVFKGEIEL; from the coding sequence ATGAGAAAAGTTTTTTACAAATACCACGGTACCGGAAATGATTTCATCGTGTTTGACGATCGTGAAAATTCTTTTTCGGAAAAAAATGAAAAACTCATTGAAAAACTCTGCCATCGCCGGTTCGGTATCGGTGCCGATGGAATTCTGCTTTTGCGCAATGAAAATAATTTTGATTTCCGGATGATCTACGTGAACTCCGATGGAAAACCAAGTTCCATGTGCGGAAACGGTGCACGCTGCATTTCACGTTTCGCTTCGGATATAGGCGCTGTAAAAAAAAATGAGATCAGTTTTATTGCCGTCGATGGTTCTCATGATGCAGTGATCACCAACTTAACAGTCAAAGTCAAAATGAGCGATGTAGATCACATTGAAAAAAATACCGATCATTTCTTTCTCGATACAGGTTCGCCTCATTATGTAAAATTTGAAAGTAATGTGAATAATACGGATGTTTTTCACGAAGGAAAAAAAATCCGCAACAGTGATCGTTTCCTGAATGAAGGAACGAATGTGAATTTTGTCGAACAACTTCCGGACGGAATTTTCGTTCGCACTTATGAGCGCGGTGTGGAAGATGAAACACTTTCCTGCGGAACGGGCGTCACCGCGAGCGCACTCGTATGCGCCATGCAGTCCGACGCGCCCGCACAGGGAAAAATAAATGTGCGCACACCGGGAGGACAACTTTCCGTTCATTACAAAAAAAATAACCAGATGTTTACTGACGTGTGGCTGGAAGGCCCTGCTGAATTTGTTTTCAAAGGAGAAATTGAGTTGTAA